The nucleotide sequence AGCCAATCTGATTGTTGAAGAAGGTCGTTTAATTATTACTCCTATTGTCAAAAAGCGCCGATATAATTTGGACGAGCTTGTGGCGCGCATAACCGAGGAAAATTTTCATGAAGAAATATTCGATGGCCCGGAAGTCGGGTCCGAGGAATGGTGAAGAAGCGGCGTCGGGAGATTACGTCCCGGAGGCCGGAGACCTGATCAGGGTCGATTTCAGCCCGACGAGGGGAACGGAGAAATCCGGTTTTCGGCGAGGATTGGTGATCTCTCCGCGCTCGTACAATGCCCGTGTCGGACGGTGCCATGTCTGCCCGGTCACGAGCCAAGCGAAAGGCTACCCATTCGAAATTCCGCTGCCTGCCGGGCTGAGCGTGACCGGAGTCGTCGTTCCCGATCAGGGAAAGCCGCTGGATTTTCGTGTGTGCCGGCTCGTCTTCGTGGAGGCGGCACCGCTCGAAGTGCTCGTTGATGCGCGCGAAATGATACGCGCTTTCCTTGACATCGCGTGAGCGATGACGCTTCACCGCACAGGGTGAGGATCGGGGCGCCGCAGCGTGCCGCGGCAGAAACGTTGCGGTAGAAGCCATGCGCATCCTCGCGATCCGCGGCGAGAATCTCGCGAGCCTCGCCGCGCCGTTCGCGGTCGATCTCGCCGCCGAGCCGCTCGGCGCCACCGGCCTGTTCGCCATCACCGGCGAGACCGGGGCGGGCAAGTCGACCATTCTCGACGCGCTCTGCCTCGCCCTCTACGGCCGCTACCCCCGGGTGACCGGAACCCACAAGGAAAACGTGCCCGATCCCAGCGGCGAAGCGCTGAGTGCCGGTGATGGCCGGGCGATCCTGCGTCGGGGTGCCGCCGCGGGATACGCCGAAGTGGATTTCGTCGGCCGAGACGGCGTGGCTTATCGCGTCGGTTGGGAAACGTACCGTGCCCGCAACAGGGCGACGGGCAAGCTCCAGGCCGAGAGACGGCGCCTGCATCGGCTCGACGATGGCCGTGCCGTCGCGTCCGGCAAGATGGCCGTGCTCGGCAGGGTGATCGAACTCACCGATCTGACCTTCGACCAGTTCCGCCGCACGGTGCTGCTGGCGCAGGGCGAGTTCGACGCCTTCCTCCTCGCCGCGGAGAGCGAGCGCGCGGAACTTCTGGAGAAGATCACCGGCACGGCGATCTATTCCGAGATCTCGAAGCGGGTTCACGTCGGCTACGAGGAGCATCGCCGCGCGGTCGATGCGCTGGAGATGCGCCGCCGCGAGATCGGCCTGCTCGACGAGGACGGGTTGAAGGCCCGCAACGGGGAGCGCGAGGGCCTGCTCGCCCAAGTCACGGCGTGGCGCACGGAGCAGGAAGCGGTCGGCCGCACTCTCGAGACCGCCCGCCGGATCGAGGCCGCGCGCGCGGCGCTGGCGCAGGCCGGGCGGCACGCCGCATCGACCCGGGAGGCGTCGGCAGCCGCCGCACCGGACCGGGCGCGGCTTTCCGAACTCGATACGGTCGAACCGCTGCGCGGGCGGGCGGAAGCCCTGGACGAGGCCGGCCGCGAGCGCGCCGCGGCACAGGCCCAGGTCGAAGCGGTCGGGGCTCGCGTCACGGCGGCGCACATCTCCGCCGAGGCGAGCGAGGCGAAGCGGGCCGAGGCGAGCGCCGCGGACGAGGCGGCGGAGGCCGTGTTCAAGCGCTTCGGTCCGTTGTGGGACCGGGCGGCCGCACGCGACGCCGCCATCGCCCACGCGGAGCAGGAGGCGGCGGAAGCCGGGCAGTCCGCGATCCGCGCGGCCGAGACGGCGGAGACGGCAATGGCCGCGCTCGCCGCGCTCGACCTGCGCCTCGGCGAGGCGCAGGAGGCGCGCGAGGCCGCGGCCCGGCGCCTCGATGCCGACCGTGCCCAGGCCCCCCTCGCCGAACGCGGCGGCGAGTTCGCCCGGCGGATTCGCGAGCGGGCGCGGCTTCGTGGTCAGGCGGAGGCGGCCGCGACGGAAGGGGCCGCGCGCCGGAGCGAGATGGCCGGTTGCGACGACGAGGCGAAAGCCGGCAATGCCCGCCTCGCCGCGCTTCGCACCCAGCGCGAGGCGCTGGCCGCCGCCCGCGCCGAACGCGAGGCGGCGCTCGACGCCCTGGCCGAGCCCGCGGCGCAGGGCCGCGCCGCGGCCCTCGAAGGCCTGCTGGATCTTCTACGCGAGGCCTGCGCTCTGGCCGGGCGTCACGGTACGGCGCTCGCCGACCGCGCCGCCGCCGCCGAAGCGGAGACGGAGGCCGCCGCGGCGTTCGCCGAGGCCGCGGCGCGCCATGCGGCGGCGGAGGCCGCGCTGCACGAAGCCGGAATCCGCCGCGCCGAGATCGCGCCGCTGGCCGAACTCGCCGAAGAGAGCGCCTCGCACGAGGCCGCGCGCCTGCGCAGCCTGCTCGTATCCGGCGGCCCGTGCCCCGTCTGCGGCAGCCCCGACCATCCCCACGCCCACGAATCCGAAGGCGCCCTCGGCCGGCTCGCCGAGGAGATGCGCGCCCGGCGCGCCGAACTCGATCGGCGGATCGGCGAACGCCAAGCCGCCCGTGACCGCGCCCGCGGCGACGCGGCGGCCGCGGAGGGCCGGCTCGACGACGCCCAGGAGCGAGGCGCCGCGGCGGCCGAAGCGGCGGCGGCGACCAGCGCCCGCTACCGCGCCGGGCTGCCCCCACTCGCCGCTTCGCTCGAAGCCGCCGGACTCGCGGCCGTGTTGCCGCAGGAGCCCGATGCACCGGTGCTGGCCGCGAAGGGCACGGCGGCACGGGCCGAGCGCGAGGCCACCCTCCGATCGCTGGCGGCGGCGCGGACGCTGCGCGGCGAGATCGACGGTCTGATCCGCGACCGCGACGCGGCCGAAGCACGGGCCGAGGCGGAGACCCGCGCCCTCGACGCGCTCACCCGGCGCCGGAGCGAGGCCGGCCTCGCCGCCGAGCGGGCCGAGAGCACGCACGCCGCGCTCCTTCAGCGCATCGCCGACCTGTCGGCCGAGATCACGCCGGCCCTGACGGCCGCCGATCTCGGCCTGCCCGCACTCGACCGCGACCCGGAGGCCTGCGCCGACCGGGTCGCCGCGTTCGGGCAGGCCTACGCGGCGCTGCGCGCGCGGCATGCCGGACTCGAAGCGCAGATCGCGGCCCTGGCTCCGGAACGGGCCGCCGCGGCTTCCCTCTGCGAGACCGAGGCGCGCGCGGCGGCGAAGGCCCGCGCGGCGGCGACCGAGCGGCAGGCCCGGCTCGCGCGGGCGCGAGAGGAACGGGCCGGCCTCCTCGGCGGCGAGGCGACCGGCCCCCACCGCACCCGGCTCAACAACGAGCGCCACGCCGCCCGCGACGCGTTGAAGGCCGCGCAGGCCGCCTGCGCCGAGACCGCCCGCGCCCTGACGGGCACCGTCACCGAGGCCGCCGGGGCAGACGCCGCTTCGGAGCGGGCCGCCGCCCGTCACGACGCCGCCGAAGCGGCCTTCACGCAGGCGTGCGGCGCGCGCGGGCGCGAGGCGGTCGCCGCCCTTCTCGCGGTGCCGGCCGAGGCGCGGACCGCGCTGCGTGCGCGCCTCGACCGACTCGCGCGGGAGGAGGCCGAGGCCGGGACCGCGCTCGCCACCCGCCGCGCCGATCTCGACGCGCTCGGCTCCGTGTCCGGGATCGACGTCGCCGCGGCGCAGGCCGAAGCCACGCGCCTCTCCGAGGCGATGGCGGAGGCACAGCAGCGGCTGGGCGCCCTCGATGCGGATCTGCGCCGGGACGAGGCGGCCCGTATCAAGGCCGCGGACCTCGCGACCGAGATCGAGGCGGCCCGCGCCGAACTCGCGACCTGGCATCGGGTCGAGGAGGCCGTCGGCTCGGCCGGCGGCGACCGCTTCCGCCGCTTCGCGCAGGGTGTCACCCTCGACCACCTCGTGCATCTCGCCAACGACCAGCTTCGCGCCTTGAGCCCGCGCTACCGCCTCGCCCGCAGCGCGGGCGCCGATCTCGCCCTCCACGTCGTGGATCGCGACATGGGCGACGAGCGCCGGGCCACCCGCAGCCTGTCGGGAGGCGAGCGCTTCCTCGTCTCGCTGGCGCTGGCGCTGGCGCTGTCCGGCCTGGAGGGGCGGCAATCCTTCGTCGACACGCTGTTCATCGACGAGGGCTTCGGCTCGCTCGATGCCGAGACCCTGGATCTCGCGGTCGATGCCCTGGAGACGCTCCAGGGGCGTGGCCGCAAGGTCGGCGTCATCACCCACGTCGCCGGCATGATGGAGCGCATCGCCGTGCAGATCCGCGTGGAGAAGCGCGGCTCCGGCCGCAGCGTGGTGCGGGTGGTCGATCGCGGCGCTGCCGTCTTCTGAGGCAG is from Methylorubrum populi and encodes:
- a CDS encoding PbsX family transcriptional regulator, producing MIVQFSKWGNSLALRIPSHAMRDIGAIDGTEANLIVEEGRLIITPIVKKRRYNLDELVARITEENFHEEIFDGPEVGSEEW
- a CDS encoding type II toxin-antitoxin system PemK/MazF family toxin is translated as MKKYSMARKSGPRNGEEAASGDYVPEAGDLIRVDFSPTRGTEKSGFRRGLVISPRSYNARVGRCHVCPVTSQAKGYPFEIPLPAGLSVTGVVVPDQGKPLDFRVCRLVFVEAAPLEVLVDAREMIRAFLDIA
- a CDS encoding AAA family ATPase, translated to MRILAIRGENLASLAAPFAVDLAAEPLGATGLFAITGETGAGKSTILDALCLALYGRYPRVTGTHKENVPDPSGEALSAGDGRAILRRGAAAGYAEVDFVGRDGVAYRVGWETYRARNRATGKLQAERRRLHRLDDGRAVASGKMAVLGRVIELTDLTFDQFRRTVLLAQGEFDAFLLAAESERAELLEKITGTAIYSEISKRVHVGYEEHRRAVDALEMRRREIGLLDEDGLKARNGEREGLLAQVTAWRTEQEAVGRTLETARRIEAARAALAQAGRHAASTREASAAAAPDRARLSELDTVEPLRGRAEALDEAGRERAAAQAQVEAVGARVTAAHISAEASEAKRAEASAADEAAEAVFKRFGPLWDRAAARDAAIAHAEQEAAEAGQSAIRAAETAETAMAALAALDLRLGEAQEAREAAARRLDADRAQAPLAERGGEFARRIRERARLRGQAEAAATEGAARRSEMAGCDDEAKAGNARLAALRTQREALAAARAEREAALDALAEPAAQGRAAALEGLLDLLREACALAGRHGTALADRAAAAEAETEAAAAFAEAAARHAAAEAALHEAGIRRAEIAPLAELAEESASHEAARLRSLLVSGGPCPVCGSPDHPHAHESEGALGRLAEEMRARRAELDRRIGERQAARDRARGDAAAAEGRLDDAQERGAAAAEAAAATSARYRAGLPPLAASLEAAGLAAVLPQEPDAPVLAAKGTAARAEREATLRSLAAARTLRGEIDGLIRDRDAAEARAEAETRALDALTRRRSEAGLAAERAESTHAALLQRIADLSAEITPALTAADLGLPALDRDPEACADRVAAFGQAYAALRARHAGLEAQIAALAPERAAAASLCETEARAAAKARAAATERQARLARAREERAGLLGGEATGPHRTRLNNERHAARDALKAAQAACAETARALTGTVTEAAGADAASERAAARHDAAEAAFTQACGARGREAVAALLAVPAEARTALRARLDRLAREEAEAGTALATRRADLDALGSVSGIDVAAAQAEATRLSEAMAEAQQRLGALDADLRRDEAARIKAADLATEIEAARAELATWHRVEEAVGSAGGDRFRRFAQGVTLDHLVHLANDQLRALSPRYRLARSAGADLALHVVDRDMGDERRATRSLSGGERFLVSLALALALSGLEGRQSFVDTLFIDEGFGSLDAETLDLAVDALETLQGRGRKVGVITHVAGMMERIAVQIRVEKRGSGRSVVRVVDRGAAVF